A single window of Chloroflexota bacterium DNA harbors:
- a CDS encoding branched-chain amino acid ABC transporter permease has product MHRLREDYGTTLAYSLTVAAALYVVWKITQSPEQALQFTFNGLAVGAVYALIAIGFTLVYSTVWFFDLYYGAAAALGAYGVFYLRSFDTLGGRYEVNEPILNAAFALVTAGVAAWTMHEAFGARLRQRGMSRNTIRAIGGVVGAAAGIYMWFVLTFPAMMTALLSPAVGVIVAVVVCWLLYRAYRYALADASAIPVVILGAVIGCAIGAYIGSLILQMDGAGLYLSWAVSCLLAGIVGLALYRGLYVYMRERARSPLVMLVASLGILLAMTAFTTIIFQSAPRPLPEAFGSAPWNIAGANLKGFNVFAVGVAIVGFLALLFVLKWTTFGKAVRAIGDDEEVSKVVGINTTVVIAIVFFVGAVYAALGGILSGHDTAIQPRMGLLLLLKGWIASVVGGIGNLYGALLGGFVLGMIEQFGIWDLAGEWKDAISFALLILFLSFWPNGILPRR; this is encoded by the coding sequence TTGCACAGGCTGCGCGAAGATTATGGCACGACTCTGGCGTACTCGCTGACCGTTGCCGCCGCTCTCTATGTCGTTTGGAAGATAACGCAGTCTCCGGAGCAGGCGCTACAGTTTACTTTCAACGGGCTGGCGGTCGGCGCGGTGTACGCCCTGATAGCGATCGGTTTCACGCTCGTCTATAGCACCGTGTGGTTCTTCGACCTGTACTACGGTGCGGCGGCGGCGCTTGGCGCATACGGCGTGTTCTATCTGCGCTCGTTCGACACGCTCGGCGGGCGGTATGAGGTCAACGAGCCGATACTCAATGCCGCATTCGCGCTCGTTACCGCGGGCGTGGCGGCGTGGACAATGCACGAAGCATTTGGCGCACGGCTGCGTCAGCGCGGAATGAGCCGCAATACCATCCGCGCGATAGGCGGCGTAGTAGGCGCGGCGGCGGGCATCTACATGTGGTTCGTCCTAACTTTCCCCGCGATGATGACCGCGCTGTTGAGTCCGGCGGTTGGCGTAATCGTGGCTGTTGTTGTGTGTTGGCTGCTGTATCGCGCATATCGATATGCGCTTGCCGATGCTAGTGCGATACCGGTCGTGATTCTTGGCGCGGTTATTGGCTGTGCGATTGGCGCATACATCGGGAGCCTGATATTGCAGATGGACGGCGCGGGGTTGTACCTGAGCTGGGCAGTGTCCTGCTTGCTTGCCGGCATAGTTGGGCTTGCGCTTTATCGCGGGCTGTATGTGTATATGCGTGAGCGCGCGCGGTCCCCTCTGGTGATGCTGGTGGCGTCGCTAGGCATACTGCTGGCGATGACCGCGTTCACCACGATTATCTTTCAGAGTGCGCCGCGCCCGCTGCCGGAGGCATTCGGCAGCGCGCCGTGGAATATCGCCGGCGCGAACCTTAAGGGCTTCAACGTATTTGCCGTCGGCGTGGCTATTGTCGGCTTTCTCGCGCTGCTGTTCGTGCTGAAGTGGACGACCTTCGGTAAGGCGGTCAGGGCAATTGGCGACGACGAAGAGGTGTCCAAGGTCGTCGGAATCAACACGACGGTGGTCATCGCGATTGTGTTCTTCGTGGGCGCGGTGTACGCTGCGCTGGGTGGCATACTCAGCGGCCACGACACCGCCATACAGCCACGAATGGGCTTATTGCTGCTGCTGAAAGGCTGGATCGCGTCCGTAGTCGGCGGCATCGGCAACCTGTACGGCGCGCTGCTCGGCGGCTTCGTGCTGGGAATGATCGAGCAGTTTGGCATCTGGGATCTCGCCGGCGAATGGAAAGACGCGATTTCGTTCGCGCTGCTAATCTTGTTCCTGTCGTTCTGGCCCAACGGAATCTTGCCGAGAAGGTAG
- a CDS encoding branched-chain amino acid ABC transporter permease: MRIILQPIANGLKGVRAPRNIWKAWRGNIQLWANLFVIGWAVVFMLWQGAGFAVTVGTVFAIWAILAVSLNLVVGFTGLLSVGHIGFFGIGAYSMAVLSSSPEYEQLRTEALTTFAWPFFAALPVSVLLSGVVALAVGVVFNRFRDDIYVLVSFGFAIIAFNVFLNARGLTRGAFGIHEIARPQIGSWTLNGELQFMLFVLAFLAVVMLIAWFIVTSSFGRVLTSIREDEDAIEVFGYQATHYKLAIWVISAMIAGLAGGLFASWTSFIDPFSFILLESILLVSIVILGGLATIWGSLLGAMAFVLLEEGMRFLPFLPPEYIGQARQVVLGILLVLLMLFRPQGLVGKYKL; this comes from the coding sequence ATGCGAATCATATTGCAACCCATAGCGAACGGTCTGAAAGGCGTCCGCGCTCCACGCAATATATGGAAGGCTTGGCGGGGCAATATACAGCTCTGGGCAAATCTGTTTGTCATCGGCTGGGCAGTGGTGTTTATGCTGTGGCAGGGCGCCGGCTTCGCCGTCACGGTCGGCACTGTGTTCGCCATCTGGGCGATACTCGCCGTAAGCCTGAATCTTGTCGTCGGCTTCACCGGGCTGCTGTCCGTAGGACACATCGGCTTCTTCGGCATAGGCGCGTACTCGATGGCGGTGCTCAGCTCCAGCCCGGAATACGAGCAGCTGCGCACCGAGGCGCTCACGACGTTCGCGTGGCCCTTCTTTGCCGCGCTGCCGGTCAGTGTGCTGCTTTCGGGTGTGGTTGCGCTGGCGGTGGGCGTGGTGTTCAACCGCTTTCGTGATGACATTTATGTGCTGGTGTCGTTCGGCTTTGCAATCATCGCTTTCAATGTGTTCCTGAACGCGCGTGGTCTGACGCGCGGAGCGTTCGGCATACACGAGATTGCCAGGCCGCAGATTGGTAGTTGGACGCTTAATGGCGAATTACAGTTCATGCTGTTCGTTCTGGCATTCCTCGCAGTCGTGATGCTGATTGCTTGGTTTATCGTTACGTCGTCGTTCGGCAGGGTGCTCACCTCTATCCGCGAGGACGAAGATGCCATCGAAGTGTTCGGCTATCAGGCGACGCACTACAAGCTGGCGATATGGGTCATATCCGCAATGATTGCGGGGCTTGCGGGCGGGCTGTTTGCCAGCTGGACGAGTTTCATCGACCCGTTCTCGTTCATATTGCTGGAATCCATATTGCTGGTGTCCATCGTGATACTAGGCGGACTCGCCACCATTTGGGGATCCTTGCTCGGCGCAATGGCATTCGTGCTGCTTGAAGAAGGCATGCGCTTCTTGCCATTCTTGCCACCCGAGTACATCGGGCAGGCAAGGCAGGTGGTGCTGGGCATATTGTTGGTGCTGCTGATGTTGTTCAGACCGCAAGGGCTGGTCGGGAAGTACAAGCTATGA
- a CDS encoding ATP-binding cassette domain-containing protein: MSIHTTIGGEHAPDDFALETREISKHFGAVKAVDELSIYIPRRGMTSIVGPNGSGKSTLINLLSGALPLDGGMIIVDGIGLRVVKAHETPEHGITRTFQEVRLFDQISVMDNIMVVLTDRRVFPSLFERAKQSHRAKAQSILESVGLWDKRDSLAMELSYGQRKLLEIGRAMALDVQIYLFDEPFAGLFPQMLERIKGILKQVRDDGRTVLFISHNMDIVRELSDHLIVLDSGRLLVEGEVDEVLTREEVIEAYLGT; the protein is encoded by the coding sequence ATGAGCATTCACACAACAATTGGTGGGGAACACGCGCCGGACGACTTCGCGCTCGAGACGCGCGAAATCTCCAAGCACTTCGGCGCGGTTAAAGCGGTGGACGAACTGTCCATCTACATACCGCGACGCGGAATGACGAGCATCGTCGGTCCCAACGGGTCTGGCAAGTCCACGCTCATCAACCTGCTCAGCGGCGCACTGCCGCTAGACGGCGGAATGATCATCGTGGACGGGATAGGCTTGCGTGTGGTGAAGGCACACGAAACGCCCGAGCACGGCATCACGCGCACATTTCAGGAGGTGCGCCTGTTCGACCAGATTAGCGTCATGGACAACATAATGGTCGTGCTGACAGACCGCCGTGTATTCCCCTCGCTGTTTGAGCGCGCGAAGCAGTCGCACAGGGCGAAGGCGCAGAGCATCTTGGAAAGCGTAGGACTTTGGGACAAGCGCGATTCGCTGGCGATGGAACTATCCTATGGGCAGCGAAAGTTGCTGGAAATCGGCCGCGCGATGGCGCTCGATGTGCAAATCTACCTGTTCGACGAGCCGTTTGCCGGTCTGTTCCCGCAGATGCTAGAGCGCATCAAGGGCATCCTAAAGCAAGTGCGCGACGATGGCCGCACCGTGCTGTTCATATCGCACAACATGGACATCGTGCGCGAGCTGTCCGACCACCTAATCGTGTTAGACAGCGGGAGGCTGCTAGTCGAAGGCGAGGTGGACGAAGTGCTGACGCGCGAAGAGGTCATCGAGGCGTATCTGGGGACTTAA
- a CDS encoding ABC transporter ATP-binding protein yields MTDGAELLRLVDISVHYDAVVALDCVSLGVRKGEVVAVMGPNGAGKSTVLKAVMGLAPVVEGEVFLRQMPLEAATHEIVKQGISFVPQGRRVFTHLTVAENLEMGCLYLKDSAEKARRLDSVMELFPILHEKRGDLASQISGGQQQMLALGRGLMAAPELLLLDEPTLGLAPIVVGEVFQKVAEISDRLSTTILVVEHNIKGVLDIVDKAYVLDKGRVVHSGTPQSIRETDILTQVFLGS; encoded by the coding sequence ATGACAGACGGCGCAGAACTACTCAGGTTGGTTGACATATCCGTGCATTACGATGCGGTGGTCGCGCTGGATTGCGTATCGTTGGGGGTGCGCAAGGGCGAGGTGGTTGCGGTGATGGGGCCGAACGGCGCTGGCAAGTCCACCGTGCTCAAGGCGGTCATGGGGCTTGCCCCCGTCGTTGAAGGCGAGGTCTTCTTGCGGCAAATGCCATTGGAAGCGGCGACGCACGAGATTGTGAAACAGGGCATTTCGTTCGTGCCTCAGGGCAGGCGCGTCTTCACGCATTTGACCGTTGCGGAAAACTTGGAGATGGGCTGCCTGTACTTGAAGGATAGCGCAGAGAAGGCGCGCCGACTTGACTCCGTTATGGAGTTGTTTCCCATTCTGCACGAGAAGCGTGGCGACCTCGCGAGCCAAATATCAGGCGGTCAGCAGCAGATGCTCGCGCTTGGTAGAGGGCTGATGGCGGCGCCTGAACTGCTGCTGCTCGACGAACCGACGCTTGGGCTCGCGCCCATTGTCGTCGGCGAGGTATTTCAGAAGGTAGCGGAGATAAGCGACCGGCTCAGCACGACGATTCTGGTCGTGGAGCACAACATCAAGGGTGTGCTGGACATCGTGGACAAGGCGTATGTGCTGGACAAGGGGCGCGTCGTGCACTCTGGCACACCGCAGTCCATCCGAGAGACCGATATTCTGACACAGGTGTTTCTGGGCAGCTGA
- a CDS encoding SpoIIE family protein phosphatase has protein sequence MKEMAKKILVVDDEPDLRPLVMQRMRRDIRRGKYEFHFAGNGIEAIDVLSEISDIDMIITDINMPGMDGLALLEKIPDVNPNTRAIVVSAYGDMNNIRTAMNRGAFDFVTKPIDFGDLRVTIERTLRNLQEWREAMSSRDKLTALESELDVANQIQQSILPTEFPKHEGFRIFGSMEPAKEVGGDFFDLVLLEDRCVGLSVADVSDKGVPAALFMMSSRTMMKGAAISARDPGEVLGIVNSMLAEDNDPQMFVTVLYAVYDPENGQFTYASGGHDAPLVVHEDGSSELLDLTSGLVLGIVPDIEFEQNSVTLNPGDTVICYTDGVTEAMNSEGEQFGIKRLMQTFVDHPPINAQDAVEKIFNAVSSFADGTVQSDDITCLTLSRDVLTPDE, from the coding sequence ATGAAAGAAATGGCGAAAAAGATACTGGTTGTGGATGATGAGCCAGACCTGAGGCCGCTGGTGATGCAGCGGATGCGCCGCGACATTCGGCGCGGCAAGTACGAGTTCCACTTTGCGGGGAATGGCATCGAAGCGATCGATGTGCTGAGCGAGATCAGCGACATCGACATGATCATCACCGACATCAATATGCCCGGTATGGACGGGCTTGCGCTTCTGGAAAAGATACCGGACGTCAACCCCAATACTCGCGCCATCGTCGTGTCCGCGTATGGCGATATGAACAACATACGCACGGCGATGAACCGCGGCGCGTTCGACTTCGTTACCAAGCCGATAGACTTCGGCGACCTGCGCGTTACGATAGAGCGCACGCTGCGCAATCTGCAGGAATGGCGCGAAGCGATGTCGTCTCGCGACAAGCTCACGGCGCTGGAAAGCGAGTTGGATGTCGCCAATCAGATACAGCAATCCATATTGCCTACAGAGTTCCCCAAGCATGAAGGTTTCAGGATTTTCGGCAGCATGGAGCCCGCCAAGGAAGTCGGCGGAGACTTCTTCGACTTGGTGCTTCTTGAAGACCGTTGCGTTGGGTTGTCGGTCGCGGATGTGTCTGATAAGGGGGTGCCTGCCGCGCTATTCATGATGTCCAGCCGCACGATGATGAAGGGCGCAGCCATCAGCGCGCGAGACCCGGGCGAAGTGCTGGGCATCGTCAACTCCATGCTCGCGGAAGACAACGACCCGCAGATGTTCGTAACCGTGCTCTATGCAGTGTACGACCCTGAGAACGGGCAGTTCACCTACGCCAGCGGTGGCCACGACGCGCCGCTAGTCGTGCACGAGGATGGCAGCTCGGAACTGCTGGACCTGACCAGCGGACTGGTGCTCGGCATCGTGCCGGACATTGAGTTCGAGCAGAACAGCGTTACGCTCAACCCCGGCGACACCGTCATCTGCTACACGGACGGCGTAACTGAGGCGATGAACAGCGAGGGCGAGCAATTCGGTATCAAACGGCTGATGCAGACATTCGTCGATCATCCGCCCATCAACGCGCAGGATGCGGTGGAGAAGATATTCAACGCTGTGTCGTCGTTCGCGGATGGCACGGTGCAGTCGGACGACATAACCTGCCTGACGCTCTCCCGCGACGTGCTGACGCCGGACGAATAG